The following are encoded together in the Triticum dicoccoides isolate Atlit2015 ecotype Zavitan chromosome 6B, WEW_v2.0, whole genome shotgun sequence genome:
- the LOC119325350 gene encoding putative disease resistance protein RGA3, whose product MEAVEDTMLEAAIGWLADTILANLPAGGKLDSWIRQAGLGNDIRMLKSEVEAVEMVVSAVQGRAAGNKPLARSLAAVKELLYDADDVADELEQQHQLQPETLLQTDGHGGKQQVERSKENAADVQSSGNNRLRSELWNQFEITAFLEQNGGPSPSRARCKRCQTELMCETKKGTSVLRNHLNSKACSNKRRGATDPSSSTADATAIPTHVAAGNLSSRKRMRTDQESTQITTANPNGWNKDAFPQRIQDITSQLQVKREAVTKLLKILGSDYGGASSNHCHFTISDACRRTSGLVQRKVYGRAAEKRSIKKLIEKYKSTQGVTVLPIVGIGGVGKTALAQLVYNDPALESQFDHKIWIWVSNNFDEMRLTREMLDYVSHETHDGLCSFPKLQEVLKGHFKSKRLLLILDDVWEDMDDCRWNQLLAPFKSDNAKGNMIIMTTRKPSVAKSRGTTGPINLSALGKDHFWQLFKSCAFGDENYEAQASLSDLGQAIAQKLKGNPLAAQTAGALLRDLLTVDHWSNTLKTEAWNSLQLTGGIMSCLKLSYDELTYPIRQCCSYCSIFPYNYRFLAEELVRIWISQGFVKHDHSSRSLEEIGWFYLTDLVNLGLFQQVEIIERPSLGNQTYYTMCGLMHDFARLVSRTECATLDGLQCNEILPNVHHLAIVTSSVYRRNCQTVNIPRSEKFEFFMHNIVASVRKLRTLVLIGEYDSFFFKAFQDVFEKAHNLRLLQMSATPVDFNSFLCSLLNPRCLRYLKLQNAHTEQKASPHFMSKFFHLQMFDVDSFMSLHTVHLEGFGGWRILSSPEMLPFLKRLKLSNMHLVREVSVPSLEELVLDGMPVLQRCSCTSLVDMKSSLRLLEIRSCPKLEVFDLFQEGRNYEIEHKSWLPSLRKLIMCDCPHLQVQTPLPPSAIFSELLINKVSTIMIMEGSSMGTFRISGNRISYLVFYEPVALDDKILAFHNLKDIKYLEILECEKVTSVSFKGLCQLISLNSLEIVGCKKLFSLDDVPEQTHEDMITALPALESLDIRGCGITGKWLSLMLRHSPILKELNLDDCPQLKQLKIEEVSSSWYVDDAWPSSVVDGLVHIPLNLRKITIRECPHLFFEELNEDAQENGRCLLPQSLEQLVWSDYSRETLQPFFVGNLTCLKKLSVISSNFEYLQLDSCTVLEELEISNCECLVAFEGMQSLGTLRSLVLCMNSRLESLQLHSCTRLEHLEIGWCSSLVTLAGLQFLVNLKHLEIRKCPALDSLQGISSHSFALFPALESLEIDDLSPLNTSFCKGLTCLRSLKLFPLDVTRLTDEQERALLLLRNLQKLRFENCCHLVDLPAGLRGLHSLKTLAIINCKDISGLPKEGLPPLLEELVICHCSIKLSQGCRSLATNKLEVEIDGNYVD is encoded by the exons ATGGAGGCGGTGGAAGACACCATGTTGGAGGCCGCGATTGGGTGGCTCGCAGACACCATCCTTGCAAACCTCCCAGCCGGCGGCAAGCTGGATTCCTGGATCCGCCAAGCTGGCCTCGGCAACGACATCAGGATGCTCAAGTCCGAGGTCGAGGCTGTGGAGATGGTGGTCTCTGCTGTGCAAGGGAGGGCGGCCGGGAACAAGCCGCTGGCCAGATCTCTGGCAGCCGTCAAGGAGCTGCTCTACGACGCCGACGATGTGGCCGACGAGCTCGAGCAGCAGCACCAGCTCCAACCAG AGACACTGCTCCAAACGGATGGACATGGTGGAAAGCAGCAAGTTGAGAGATCGAAAGAAAATGCTGCCGACGTACAGAGTAGCGGTAATAACAGGTTACGGTCCGAGCTATGGAATCAATTTGAAATCACAGCGTTTCTTGAACAAAACGGAGGGCCTTCGCCTTCCAGAGCAAGATGCAAGCGCTGTCAAACAGAGCTTATGTGCGAAACCAAGAAAGGGACGTCGGTTTTGCGCAATCATCTCAACAGCAAAGCTTGTAGCAACAAACGTCGTGGAGCAACTGACCCTTCTTCAAG CACTGCTGATGCTACTGCGATTCCTACGCATGTTGCAGCTGGTAATTTGTCTAGCAGAAAAAGGATGAGAACCGATCAGGAGTCAACACAgatcaccacagctaacccaaacggtTGGAATAAGGATGCATTTCCCCAAAGGATACAAGACATCACTAGTCAGCTGCAAGTCAAACGAGAGGCTGTCACAAAGCTTCTCAAGATACTTGGGTCAGACTATGGTGGTGCAAGTTCTAATCACTGTCATTTTACAATCTCAGATGCATGCCGAAGAACATCAGGTCTTGTTCAAAGGAAAGTCTATGGGAGAGCTGCAGAGAAGAGATCCATCAAAAAGCTGATAGAAAAATACAAATCAACTCAAGGTGTAACTGTTCTGCCTATTGTAGGCATAGGAGGAGTTGGGAAGACAGCTCTCGCTCAGCTTGTATACAATGATCCAGCTTTGGAAAGTCAGTTTGATCACAAGATATGGATTTGGGTGTCTAACAACTTTGATGAAATGAGACTCACAAGAGAGATGTTAGATTACGTCTCACACGAAACACATGATGGCCTATGCAGCTTTCCCAAGCTtcaggaggtcttgaagggtcatTTTAAATCAAAGCGGCTTCTACTCATATTAGATGATGTCTGGGAAGACATGGATGATTGCCGATGGAATCAATTATTGGCTCCTTTCAAGTCTGACAATGCAAAGGGCAACATGATAATCATGACAACTAGAAAACCGTCCGTTGCAAAGAGTAGAGGTACAACTGGACCAATTAACTTAAGTGCTTTGGGAAAGGACCATTTTTGGCAATTGTTTAAATCATGCGCGTTTGGTGACGAGAATTATGAAGCGCAGGCAAGTCTAAGTGACTTAGGACAGGCGATAGCACAAAAGTTAAAAGGGAACCCATTAGCAGCACAAACTGCCGGGGCACTATTAAGAGATCTTCTTACTGTGGATCATTGGAGTAACACCCTAAAGACCGAAGCTTGGAATTCCCTGCAACTCACTGGTGGCATCATGTCTTGTTTAAAGCTTTCCTATGATGAGCTGACCTACCCTATACGGCAATGTTGCTCGTATTGTTCTATATTCCCCTACAACTATCGGTTTCTTGCTGAGGAGCTAGTTCGTATTTGGATTTCACAGGGATTTGTGAAGCATGATCATTCAAGTAGGAGTTTGGAGGAGATTGGATGGTTCTATCTGACAGATTTGGTGAACCTTGGCTTGTTTCAGCAGGTTGAAATAATAGAAAGACCCTCTCTTGGTAATCAAACATACTATACTATGTGTGGCCTGATGCATGATTTTGCAAGGCTAGTTTCAAGAACTGAGTGTGCAACTTTGGATGGTTTGCAATGCAATGAAATTTTGCCAAATGTACACCACTTGGCCATAGTAACTAGTTCTGTATATCGGAGGAATTGTCAGACTGTGAACATACCTCGTAGTGAGAAGTTCGAATTTTTCATGCACAATATAGTCGCATCGGTGAGAAAGTTGAGGACATTGGTGTTAATTGGGGAATATGACTCCTTTTTCTTCAAAGCATTCCAGGATGTATTTGAGAAAGCACATAATCTGCGTCTGCTGCAAATGTCTGCAACACCTGTTGATTTTAATTCCTTCCTATGTAGCTTGCTAAATCCTAGATGTCTTCGGTATCTAAAACTTCAGAATGCTCATACTGAACAGAAGGCTTCGCCTCATTTCATGAGCAAGTTTTTCCATCTCCAGATGTTTGATGTTGATTCCTTTATGTCATTGCATACAGTTCATCTAGAGGGTTTCGGAGGATGGAGAATACTTTCGTCTCCGGAAATGCTTCCGTTTCTTAAACGGTTGAAGTTGAGCAACATGCATTTGGTAAGAGAAGTATCAGTTCCGTCATTGGAGGAGCTGGTTTTAGATGGAATGCCAGTTTTACAAAGATGTTCATGTACTTCCCTGGTGGATATGAAGTCAAGTTTAAGGTTGTTAGAGATCCGCAGCTGCCCTAAACTTGAGGTGTTCGATCTGTTTCAGGAAGGTCGTAACTACGAGATTGAGCATAAGTCATGGTTGCCCAGTCTGAGGAAACTCATTATGTGCGATTGTCCTCATTTGCAAGTACAAACGCCCCTTCCGCCTTCAGCCATATTTTCTGAACTATTAATTAACAAGGTTTCAACAATTATGATAATGGAGGGATCTTCCATGGGAACATTCAGAATTAGCGGAAATAGAATTTCGTATCTGGTTTTTTATGAGCCGGTGGCACTTGATGATAAAATTTTGGCATTCCATAATCTTAAGGATATCAAATACTTGGAAATACTGGAGTGTGAAAAGGTAACATCTGTTTCATTCAAAGGTTTATGTCAGCTCATCTCTTTAAATAGTTTGGAAATAGTGGGCTGCAAAAAACTTTTCTCTTTAGATGATGTGCCAGAGCAGACCCATGAAGACATGATAACTGCTCTCCCGGCTCTTGAAAGTCTTGATATTAGAGGATGTGGAATAACGGGGAAGTGGCTATCTCTGATGCTGCGACATTCGCCAATCCTGAAGGAGTTGAATTTGGATGACTGCCCGCAGTTGAAACAGTTGAAGATAGAAGAGGTTTCGTCATCATGGTATGTAGATGATGCATGGCCAAGTTCAGTTGTAGACGGACTTGTGCACATTCCGTTGAATCTCAGAAAGATAACAATTCGTGAATGCCCTCATCTATTTTTTGAGGAGCTAAATGAAGATGCCCAAGAGAATGGAAGATGTCTCCTCCCGCAATCACTTGAACAACTTGTTTGGTCCGATTATTCCCGAGAAACTCTGCAGCCCTTCTTTGTGGGTAATCTCACGTGTCTCAAAAAATTATCCGTAATCAGCAGTAATTTTGAATATTTACAGCTTGATTCCTGTACGGTGTTGGAAGAGTTGGAAATTAGCAACTGCGAATGCCTCGTCGCATTTGAGGGCATGCAATCACTTGGAACCCTTAGGTCTTTGGTATTATGTATGAACTCAAGATTGGAATCACTACAGCTGCATTCCTGCACAAGGCTGGAACATTTGGAAATTGGTTGGTGTAGTTCGCTCGTCACACTAGCGGGCTTGCAATTCCTCGTGAACCTCAAGCATTTGGAAATACGCAAGTGCCCTGCCTTGGATTCACTTCAGGGAATTTCAAGTCATAGCTTTGCGTTATTCCCTGCACTGGAAAGTCTCGAGATTGATGACTTGTCTCCCCTTAACACATCATTCTGCAAGGGCCTCACCTGCCTCCGAAGCCTAAAGCTTTTTCCTTTGGATGTAACGAGACTAACAGATGAGCAAGAGAGAGCGCTTCTGCTCCTCAGGAACCTGCAAAAGCTCCGATTTGAGAATTGTTGCCATCTCGTAGATCTTCCCGCGGGGCTGCGTGGCCTCCATTCCCTCAAGACGTTGGCGATCATAAATTGTAAAGATATCTCAGGGCTTCCGAAGGAGGGCCTCCCACCTTTGCTTGAAGAACTGGTGATCTGCCATTGCAGCATCAAGCTATCACAAGGATGCAGATCGCTAGCAACAAACAAGCTAGAGGTTGAAATTGATGGGAACTACGTGGACTGA